One region of Acropora muricata isolate sample 2 chromosome 13, ASM3666990v1, whole genome shotgun sequence genomic DNA includes:
- the LOC136895077 gene encoding uncharacterized protein, producing MNVLIIFSVFVAAALACDRPLPKLAACNLPTGDCSCQAGLDCSLTKKLIYGGQVFPVKQCMPIGVDIDIETVDMDNPSGGVAGASLFYPLKKCTTDTDCWDNFCCVFGKRCMPKILEYFSCFFLDKHKCGCANGLQCKVTATITLPIIHHKLKIKQCLSGQLGEKEVMKISAFVFSLLLALTWACSNLPKYSPCDTQANPDCKCSRGLACKVTREMFLDGHKVQVKQCMSVNERVVVEQLTEDDVRETLDPGSTAVEQTSRFYPGKKCTTAADCFWPNTCCLLNKRCSLKLLKYFTCYFQSFHKCGCMDGLVCKTTTQVTLPIIKVPLPIRQCVPKDDVDN from the exons ATGAATGTCCTGATCATCTTCAGTGTCTTTGTCGCTGCTGCTTTG GCATGCGACCGACCGCTCCCAAAGCTCGCAGCCTGTAACTTGCCA ACGGGAGACTGCAGCTGCCAGGCTGGTCTTGATTGCAGTCTCACCAAGAAGTTGATCTATGGTGGACAAGTATTTCCCGTCAAGCAATGCATGCCGATTGGAGTGGACATCGATATCGAGACTGTTGACATGGACAATCCATCGGGTGGAGTTGCTGGGGCATCACTCTTTTACCCTTTAAAG AAATGCACCACCGACACAGATTGCTGGGATAACTTCTGCTGTGTTTTTGGCAAGAGATGTATGCCAAAAATTCTCGAGTACTTTTCGTGTTTCTTCTTG GACAAGCACAAATGTGGTTGTGCCAATGGGCTGCAGTGCAAAGTTACTGCTACGATCACGCTGCCAATTATACACCATAAACTGAAAATCAAGCAGTGC TTAAGTGGGCAGTTAGGGGAAAA AGAAGTCATGAAGATTTCAGCATTTGTTTTTAGTTTACTTCTTGCGTTAACATGG GCTTGTTCTAACCTACCGAAGTATTCACCGTGTGACACACAG GCAAATCCCGACTGTAAATGCTCAAGGGGCCTAGCCTGCAAAGTCACTCGTGAAATGTTTTTGGATGGCCACAAAGTCCAAGTTAAGCAATGCATGTCGGTTAATGAGCGAGTTGTAGTGGAGCAATTGACAGAAGATGATGTACGAGAAACCCTTGACCCTGGCAGCACAGCAGTAGAGCAGACGTCTAGATTCTACCCAGGGAAG AAATGTACCACAGCTGCCGATTGTTTCTGGCCAAATACATGCTGTTTGTTGAACAAGCGATGTAGTCTAAAGCTACTGAAATACTTCACTTGCTACTTTCAG AGCTTCCACAAGTGCGGCTGTATGGATGGCCTAGTCTGCAAGACCACAACTCAAGTGACCCTGCCAATCATCAAGGTGCCACTCCCCATCAGGCAGTGCGTGCCGAAAGATGACGTCGACAATTAA